Genomic DNA from Streptomyces caniferus:
GGTGGAGCTGCTGCGCGACGAGACGATCCGGGAGGCGTCGTCCCTGGAGTCGCTGTCCAAGCTGAAGCCGGTGTTCCGTACGGCCGGAGGCACGGTCACCGCCGGGAACTCCTCCCCGCTCAACGACGGTGCGGCGGCGCTGCTGCTGGTGGACGAGGAGGGCCTGCGGGCCACCGGACGCGAACCGCTGGCCCGTATCCGTGCCAGCGCGGTGACCGGCATCGAGCCGCAGCTGTTCGGCCTGGGCCCGGTGGAGGCGGTACGGCGCGCGCTGGAGCGGGCCGGGCGCGGCTTCGGCGAGGTGGCGACGTTCGAGCTCAACGAGGCGTTCGCGGCACAGGCGCTGGGCTGCCTCGGGCAGTGGCCGGAGCTGGACCCGGCCGTGGTGAATCCGCGCGGCGGCGCCATCGCCATCGGCCACCCGCTGGGCGCCTCCGGTGCGCGGCTCGCGGGGGCGGTGGCCCACCAGCTCGCCGCACTGGGCTCGGGCACGGGGCTCGCCGCGCTGTGCATCGGCGTGGGCCAGGGGCTCGCGCTGGTCCTGGAACGCTGAGGGGCGCGGCGCTCTCCCGCACACGACGCACGCGGCGTTCGCCCGCACACGACGAAGGAGCACACGGCATGGCGACGGAGCAGCTGGTGGTCGTCGGGGGCGATGCGACGGGGATGGCCGCCGCCTCGCAGGCCCGCCGGCTGAAGAAGCCGGACGAGCTGGCGATCACCGCGTTCGAGCGCGGCCACTACACCTCGTACTCCGCCTGCGGCATCCCGTACTGGGTGGGCGGCGAGGTCGACGGCCCGGACGGGCTGATCGCCCGGACGGCGCAGGAGCACCGCGCCCGGGACATCGATCTGCGGCTGCGCTGCGAGGTCACCGAACTCGACCTGGACCGGGGCCGGGTGCGTACCCGGGAGCTGGACAACGGCGGCCGGGAGTCCTGGACCGGCTTCGACAAGCTGGTGCTGGCGACCGGCGCCCGCCCGCGCCGGCCCGATCTGCCGGGGATCGACGCGCCCGGCGTGCACGGCGTGCAGACCCTGGACGACGGCCAGGCCCTGCTGGACACCCTCGACGCCTCCCCGGGCCGACGGGCGGTCATCGTGGGCGCCGGCTACATCGGTGTGGAGATGGCCGAGGCACTGATCCGCCGCGGCTACGAGGTCACCGTCCTGGAGCAGAGCGCGCAGCCGATGTCCACCCTCGACCCCGACATGGGCGCGCTCGTCCATGAGGCGATGTGCGCGATGGGCATCGAGACGGTGCGCGGCGCCACCGTCACCGGTGTGCTGACCGACAACGAGGGGACGTCCGGGGGCGGGCGGGCCCGCGCGGTCACCACCGAGGACGCGGAGTACCCGGCGGACGTGGTGGTGCTGGGTCTGGGCGTACGCCCCGAGACCACGCTCGCCGCCGCGGCCGGACTGCCGCTGGGCGCCTCCGGCGGACTGCTCACCGACCTCGCGATGCGGGTCCGCGGCCACGACCACATCTGGGCGGGCGGCGACTGCGTGGAGGTGCTGGACCTGGTCTCCGGGCAGCTGCGCCATATCGCGCTGGGCACCCACGCCAACAAGCACGGGCAGGTCATCGGCGCCAATGTGGGCGGCAGCTATGCGACCTTCCCCGGTGTCGTCGGCACGGCCGTCAGCAAGGTCTGCGACCTGGAGATCGCCCGGACGGGGCTGCTGGAGCGCGAGGCGCTCGCCGCCGGCCTGCGCTTCGTCACGGTGACCGTCGAGGCCACCAACCGCGCCGGCTACTACCCCGGCGCCCGCCCGATGCACGTCAAGATGCTCGCCGAGCGCCGTACGGGCCGGCTCCTGGGGGTGCAGATCGTCGGCCGCGAGGGCGCCGGCAAGCGGGTGGACATCGCAGCGGTCGCGCTGACCGCCGGGATGACGGTGGAGCAGATGACCGCGCTGGACCTCGGCTACGCCCCGCCGTTCTCCCCGGTCTGGGACCCCGTCCTGGTAGCGGCCCGCAAGGCCGCTGCCGCGGTACGGGACGCCGGGGCCTGACCACGCGGGCAGGCCGCTGGCCCCGGTTGCGCCGTCGCGCCGGGCGACGCGCTCAGCGCGCCGTCTGCGTGTGGACGTAGTCGACGAGGCGGGTCAGCGCGTCCGGGTCGGTGGACGGCAGCACGCCGTGGCCGAGGTTGAAGATGTGGCCCTCCAGTCCGGCGGCGGCGTCGAGGACCTCGCGGGCCTTGTTCTCGACGGCCTCGCGGGGCGCGAAGAGCACGGCCGGGTCGATGTTGCCCTGCAGCGCCTTGCCGGGGCCGACGCGGCGGGCCGCCTCGTCCATGGGGACGCGCCAGTCGACGCCGACGACGTCCGCGCCCGCCTCGCCCATCAGGCCGAGGAGTTCGCCGGTGCCGACGCCGAAGTGGATACGCGGCACGCCGAGGCCCTCGACCGCCCGGAAGACCTTGGCGGAGGCGGGCATCACGGAGCGGCGGTAGTCGGCCGGCGAGAGCGCGCCGACCCACGAGTCGAAGAGCTGGACGGCGCTCGCCCCGGCCGCGATCTGCACCTTGAGGAAGGCCGCGGTGATGTCGGCGAGCCGGTCCAGCAGGTCGGCCCACAGCTGCGGGTCGCCGTACATGAGGGCCTTGGTGCGCTCGTGGTTGCGCGAGGGGCCGCCCTCGACGAGGTAGCTGGCGAGCGTGAAGGGCGCCCCGGCGAAGCCGATCAGGGGCGTGCCGCCCAGCTCACGGACGAGCATGCCGATGGCCTCGGTGACGTACGAGACGTCGCCGGGCTCCAGGTCGCGCAGCTGCGCCAGGTCGGCGCGGGTGCGGATCGGGTTCTCGACGACCGGGCCGACGCCGGGCTTGATGTCGAGGTCGATACCGAGGGCCTTGAGGGGGACGACGATGTCGCTGAAGTAGATGGCGGCGTCGACGTTGTGCCGGCGCACGGGCTGCAGCGTGATCTCGGTGACCAGATCGGGCCGCATGCACGAGTCGAGCATCGCGATGCCCTCGCGGACCTTGCGGTACTCGGGCAGTGAGCGGCCGGCCTGGCGCATGAACCACACCGGGGTGTGCGGCACCGGCTCACGGCGGCACGCCTTGAGGAAGGCCGAGTCGTGTGTACCGGTCTGCTGCTGGCCCGTGGGGCAATCGTTGGCGCTCACGCCCCAAATCTTCGCACGCCGGGTGACCCGCCGAAGGGGCCAGGTGGCCGATATCTCCGCATGCGCCCGGGGGCGCCTCCGAATGGGCGACGCGCGCACCGGGTGTCCTCCCCGTATGCGGGCCCGGTTCCGCCTAATCTTCCGGGCATGGCTGCGGCTCACGAACACCTCGCGGACAGCGCGGACGAGGCCCCGATCCCCTTCCGTCAGGCGGTCGATGCGCTCCGCGCGGCACGGCTGCGGCCGGAGATCGAGATCGACCCGACACCCGCCCCGAAACGGCTCGCCCCCTATGCGTACGCGCTGGAGGCGGCGGTCGTCGAGCGCGGCGCGGGTCCGGACGGCGAGGACAAGGATCTGGCGGACGGCCGGCTGGTGGTGCTGCACAACCCGGCCGGGGACGACACCTGGCAGGGCACCTTCCGCGTCGTGACGCTGGCGCGCGCGGAGCTGGAGCCGGAGATGGGCGCCGATCCGCTGCTGCCGGAGGTGTCGTGGTCCTGGCTCACCGGCGCGCTGGACGCGCGCGGGGTGCGCTACGGCGCACCGAGCGGGACGGTGACCCGAGCCGGCTCGCACTACTTCGGCGGGCTCGCGGCGCGCGAGCCGGCCACGCAGATCGAGATCCGGGCGTCCTGGACGCCCGCCGAGGGGCCCGGCGGGGTGCCGGAGCTCGCGGTGCATCTGTCGGCGTGGTGCGATCTGCTGTGCCAGGTGGCGGGCCTGCCGCCGGCCACGGTCGACATGACACCGCGCGGCGGGATCGTCCCGCTGCCGCAGCGCCGCGGTGCACAGCCCCGCTGACCTGCACTTTCCCGCGCTCCCCCGGCGCGGTGATCATCTTTGCGCAGAGCCGGTCCCGAGGTGCGTCCGCGCCCGGCCGGCGCCGTGATCACCGCGCCGCCGCCTCCGCCAAGGGGTGGGGACAACATCGCGTACGGCTTTGATCATCTTGGTGCACACCGCGTGCCCACCTCTGATCGATCACGCATCCGATTTGCCCGAATTGCCCCTAACTAAATCGTGATCAAAGTCTAAAGTCCCGCCGGATTGCTGCCGAAGAGGTCAGTGACCCTTCAAACACGGATTATTCCGGCTCCCCCCAGCCGGCTTCCGTCCCCCGCCACTCCCCCAGGAGGCCCGGTGTCTGTTCTCCTCGAGCAACCTTCGAGCCTGGTCGC
This window encodes:
- a CDS encoding DUF3000 domain-containing protein, translated to MAAAHEHLADSADEAPIPFRQAVDALRAARLRPEIEIDPTPAPKRLAPYAYALEAAVVERGAGPDGEDKDLADGRLVVLHNPAGDDTWQGTFRVVTLARAELEPEMGADPLLPEVSWSWLTGALDARGVRYGAPSGTVTRAGSHYFGGLAAREPATQIEIRASWTPAEGPGGVPELAVHLSAWCDLLCQVAGLPPATVDMTPRGGIVPLPQRRGAQPR
- a CDS encoding FAD-dependent oxidoreductase, with product MATEQLVVVGGDATGMAAASQARRLKKPDELAITAFERGHYTSYSACGIPYWVGGEVDGPDGLIARTAQEHRARDIDLRLRCEVTELDLDRGRVRTRELDNGGRESWTGFDKLVLATGARPRRPDLPGIDAPGVHGVQTLDDGQALLDTLDASPGRRAVIVGAGYIGVEMAEALIRRGYEVTVLEQSAQPMSTLDPDMGALVHEAMCAMGIETVRGATVTGVLTDNEGTSGGGRARAVTTEDAEYPADVVVLGLGVRPETTLAAAAGLPLGASGGLLTDLAMRVRGHDHIWAGGDCVEVLDLVSGQLRHIALGTHANKHGQVIGANVGGSYATFPGVVGTAVSKVCDLEIARTGLLEREALAAGLRFVTVTVEATNRAGYYPGARPMHVKMLAERRTGRLLGVQIVGREGAGKRVDIAAVALTAGMTVEQMTALDLGYAPPFSPVWDPVLVAARKAAAAVRDAGA
- the hemE gene encoding uroporphyrinogen decarboxylase, translated to MSANDCPTGQQQTGTHDSAFLKACRREPVPHTPVWFMRQAGRSLPEYRKVREGIAMLDSCMRPDLVTEITLQPVRRHNVDAAIYFSDIVVPLKALGIDLDIKPGVGPVVENPIRTRADLAQLRDLEPGDVSYVTEAIGMLVRELGGTPLIGFAGAPFTLASYLVEGGPSRNHERTKALMYGDPQLWADLLDRLADITAAFLKVQIAAGASAVQLFDSWVGALSPADYRRSVMPASAKVFRAVEGLGVPRIHFGVGTGELLGLMGEAGADVVGVDWRVPMDEAARRVGPGKALQGNIDPAVLFAPREAVENKAREVLDAAAGLEGHIFNLGHGVLPSTDPDALTRLVDYVHTQTAR